A window from Manis javanica isolate MJ-LG chromosome 10, MJ_LKY, whole genome shotgun sequence encodes these proteins:
- the RLIG1 gene encoding RNA ligase 1 isoform X3, whose product MRRLGSVQRKMPCVFVTEVKEEPATKRDHQPFKVLATETVSHRALDADIHSAIPTEKVDGTCCYVTTYRGQPYLWARLDRKPNKQAEKRFKHFLCSKQNSKEFFWNVEEDFKPVPECWIPAKEIEQLNGNPMPDENGHIPGWVPVEKTSKQYCWHSSVVNYEFEIALVLKHHPDEPGLLEITAVPLSDLLEQTLELIGTNVNGNPYGLGSKKHPLHLLIPHGAFQIRNLPSLKHSDLLSWFEGCREGKIEGIVWHCNDGCLIKVLEIQSQQNNVSAFMKLTF is encoded by the exons ATGAGGCGCCTGGGTTCGGTGCAGCGGAAGATGCCGTGCGTGTTTGTGACGGAGGTGAAAGAGGAGCCCGCCACCAAGAGGGACCACCAG cCATTTAAAGTTTTGGCAACTGAAACTGTAAGTCACAGGGCATTAGATGCAGATATACACAGTGCAATTCCAACGGAAAAAGTGGATGGAACATGTTGTTATGTTACTACCTACAGAG gtcAGCCATATCTTTGGGCTCGGCTGGATAGAAAGCCTAACAAACAAGCTGAGAAaagatttaaacattttctatgttcgaaacaaaactcaaaag aatttttttggaATGTTGAGGAGGACTTCAAACCTGTTCCAGAGTGCTGGATCCCAGCAAAGGAAATAGAACAATTAAATGGGAATCCCATGCCTGATGAAAATGGACACATTCCTG GTTGGGTACCAGTGGAGAAAACCAGTAAACAGTATTGCTGGCATTCCTCTGTAGTTAACTATGAGTTTGAAATCGCCCTGGTGCTGAAGCATCATCCTGATGAGCCTGGTCTTCTGGAAATTACTGCAGTGCCACTGTCTGATCTCTTAGAACAAACACTGGAGCTTATAGGAACAAATGTTAACGGAAATCCATATG GGTTAGGAAGCAAGAAGCATCCGTTACATCTTCTTATACCACATGGAGCATTTCAAATAAGAAATCTACCTAGCTTGAAGCACAGTGATCTGTTGTCCTGGTTTGAAGGTTGCAGAGAGGGTAAAATTGAAGGAATAGTATGGCATTGCAATGATGGCTGTTTAATCAAG